The Papaver somniferum cultivar HN1 chromosome 3, ASM357369v1, whole genome shotgun sequence genome includes a region encoding these proteins:
- the LOC113355835 gene encoding uncharacterized protein LOC113355835 produces MIISASTKPSSDGSGRRIREVACPTCTVHLRCSTMNEEEIFEFQDKLFLFPLGWIHAHPSQTCFISSVDLHTHYSYQILSSFIGRATSNTLLLLVPPVEMPHNPW; encoded by the exons ATGATTATATCTGCCA GTACAAAACCATCGTCTGATGGATCTGGGAGGAGAATAAGAGAAGTTGCATGTCCTACTTGCACCGTCCATTTGCGG TGCTCGACgatgaatgaagaagaaattTTCGAGTTTCAAGACAAACTCTTCCTTTTCCCCCTTGGGTGGATTCAT GCACATCCTTCACAGACTTGCTTTATATCTTCAGTTGATCTTCATACACATTATTCATACCAG ATTTTGAGCAGCTTCATTGGGCGTGCGACATCTAACACACTGCTCTTGCTGGTTCCTCCAGTTGAAATGCCTCACAACCCATGGTGA